TGTGCTGTATAAGGCACTTAAAAACAATCCCAATCAGGTTAAACAGATCATCAGTGCTTCGGCTGTCGGGATATACCCGGATAGTCTAACGGCGGTATATGGCGAAGAGGAAAAAGCGGTGAGCGATACTTTTCTGGGTAATGTGGTCCTGAAATGGGAAGAAGCGGCAGAACAATTCAAAAGACTGGATATTGCGGTCTGTAAGCTGCGTTTCGGTCTGGTATTGTCCGGCCAGGGTGGTGCTTTACCCAGTATGGTAAGGCCGGTAAAAATGGGAATCGGTTCCGGTTTCGGCTCCGGCAAACAATATTTTTCCTGGATACATATACACGATCTGGCAGACATGATCTATTTCGCGGTTCAGAACAACTGGAGCGGTGTGTATAATGCTGTGGCGCCCAATCCGGTTACCAATAACGAATTGATGAAGGCGATAGCAAAAGCCCTTCAAAAAGATATCGTGCTGCCCAATACGCCGCGTTTGTTAATGAAACTGCTGCTGGGTGAAATGCATCTTTTGCTGTTTGAAAGCCAAAAGGTGAGT
This region of Flavobacterium inviolabile genomic DNA includes:
- a CDS encoding TIGR01777 family oxidoreductase — translated: MKVLITGATGLVGKELVSLLLQNGVAIHYLTTSKKKIEGEALYQGFFWNPEQGLIDENCLLGVDVIIHLAGASISKRWTSSYKEEIIESRILSANVLYKALKNNPNQVKQIISASAVGIYPDSLTAVYGEEEKAVSDTFLGNVVLKWEEAAEQFKRLDIAVCKLRFGLVLSGQGGALPSMVRPVKMGIGSGFGSGKQYFSWIHIHDLADMIYFAVQNNWSGVYNAVAPNPVTNNELMKAIAKALQKDIVLPNTPRLLMKLLLGEMHLLLFESQKVSAQKVLDNGFQFKYKNLDKALDNLL